A genomic region of Colletotrichum destructivum chromosome 5, complete sequence contains the following coding sequences:
- a CDS encoding Putative serine/threonine-protein kinase, active translates to MENYQKLEKIGEGTYGVVYKARDLLNGGRIVALKKIRLEAEDEGVPSTAIREISLLKEMRDPNIVRLFNIVHADGHKLYLVFEFLDLDLKKYMESLPVADGGRGKALPEGSSEYLGRLGLGPTVVQKFMWQLCDGVRYCHSHRVLHRDLKPQNLLIDRDGNLKLADFGLARAFGVPLRTYTHEVVTLWYRAPEILLGGRQYSTGVDMWSVGCIFAEMCTRKPLFPGDSEIDEIFKIFRTLGTPTEDVWPGVTSYPDFKSSFPKWIRDESLPLCTSLDADGLELLEMMLVYDPASRISAKGACNHPYFESYPDQSAGQTTRSSRANERTNGYYGN, encoded by the exons ATGGAGAACTACCAGAAGCTTGAGAAGATCGGTGAAG GCACTTACGGTGTCGTCTACAAGGCCCGCGACCTCCTCAATGGCGGTCGCATTGTGGCGCTGAAGAAGATCCgcctcgaagccgaggacgagggcgttCCCTCCACTGCCATCCGCGAGATCTCCCTCCTCAAGGAGATGCGCGACCCCAACATCGTCCGCCTCTTCAACATCGTTCACGCCGACGGTCACAAGCTCTACCTCGTATTCGAATTCCTCGATCTTGATCTCAAGAAGTACATGGAGTCTCTGCccgttgccgacggcggccgtggcaaGGCTCTGCCCGAGGGCAGCTCCGAGTACTTgggccgtctcggcctcggcccgaCCGTTGTCCAAAAGTTCATGTGGCAGCTCTGCGACGGCGTCCGCTACTGCCACTCCCATCGCGTCCTTCATCGCGACCTCAAGCCCCAGAACCTGTTGATCGATAGAGACGGCAACCTGAAGCTGGCCGATTTTGGTCTCGCGCGCGCCTTCGGTGTGCCCCTGCGCACTTACACCCACGAGGTCGTCACCCTGTGGTACCGCGCTCCGGAGATTTTGCTTGGTGGACGCCAGTACTCGACCGGTGTCGATATGTGGTCCGTCGGCTGCATCTTCGCCGAGATGTGCACTCGCAAGCCCCTCTTCCCCGGCGATTCCGAGATTGACGAGATCTTTAAGATCTTCCG CACGCTCGGTACGCCAACCGAGGATGTCTGGCCCGGTGTCACCTCGTACCCCGACTTTAAGAGCTCGTTCCCCAAGTGGATCCGAGACGAGTCTTTGCCCCTGTGCACgagcctcgacgccgatggcctcgagctcctcgagatGATGCTGGTGTATGACCCGGCCAGCCGCATCTCGGCCAAGGGTGCCTGCAACCACCCGTACTTCGAGTCCTACCCCGACCAGAGTGCTGGTCAGACCACGAGAAGCAGCCGCGCCAACGAGCGCACCAACGGATACTATGGCAACTAG
- a CDS encoding Putative alkylated DNA repair protein AlkB: MGTGMVELDAHEQPSEAMRALWKGYSKADQKELINGDSIDDPRSAEQAEKFSVAGKISVEQLGTAFSHITSTTVETSSLQEVPILYHPLLPGLLIVPNLVPPEVQKTLLSQMINRDLSVPTHQTNLHLHYDLPYPKAADGSPESFFSYPPDQTPIFTPKDPSVHKPLSIKQVMERRLHWVTLGGQYDWTNRIYPDERPPQFPSDIAQFLKTVFPETVAQAAIVNFYTPGDTMMMHRDVSEETDKGLVSLSFGCDGLFMIAPNEPEKVSDEAKATGKEYLLLRLRSGDAIYMTKDSRFAWHGVPKVMKGTCPDYLADWPAEDGKYEKWKGWMQNKRINLNVRQMRD, translated from the exons ATGGGAACTGGAATGGTCGAGCTTGACGCCCATGAGCAGCCGTCGGAGGCAATGCGGGCACTATGGAAGGGCTATTCAAAAGCAGATCAAAAGGAACTCATAAATGGAGATTCAATCGATGACCCCAGGTCAGCCGAACAAGCTGAAAAGTTCTCAGTGGCTGGGAAGATTTCGGTTGAACAGCTCGGCACTGCTTTCTCTCACATTACTTCAACCACCGTCGAAACATCGTCACTCCAAGAGGTTCCCATTCTCTACCACCCGCTTCTGCCAG GGCTTCTTATCGTACCGAACCTAGTGCCTCCCGAAGTTCAGAAGACTCTCCTTTCGCAGATGATCAATCGGGATCTTAGCGTCCCGACACATCAAACAAATCTTCACCTTCACTACGACCTGCCGTACCCGAAAGCTGCAGATGGGTCTCCAGAGTCTTTCTTCTCATATCCACCTGACCAAACACCCATCTTCACCCCTAAGGACCCCTCGGTACACAAGCCCCTGTCCATCAAGCAAGTCATGGAACGACGTCTCCATTGGGTTaccctcggcggccagtACGACTGGACGAACCGGATATATCCCGACGAGCGTCCTCCCCAGTTTCCTTCCGACATTGCTCAGTTCCTGAAGACTGTCTTCCCCGAGACCGtcgcccaagccgccatcgtcaacttCTACACGCCTGGCGACACAATGATGATGCACCGCGACGTCAGCGAGGAGACCGACAAGGGTCTCGTCAGTCTGAGCTTCGGCTGCGACGGCCTCTTCATGATTGCGCCGAACGAGCCCGAAAAGGTGTCCGACGAAGCAAAGGCTACTGGCAAAGAGTACCTCCTTCTCAGGCTGCGCTCCGGCGACGCCATCTACATGACCAAGGACTCCAGATTTGCGTGGCATGGCGTGCCCAAGGTCATGAAGGGAACATGTCCAGACTATCTAGCCGACTGGCCGGCGGAGGATGGCAAGTACGAGAAATGGAAAGGCTGGATGCAGAACAAGCGGATCAATCTCAATGTGAGGCAGATGAGGGACTGA